A window of Thermococcus aggregans contains these coding sequences:
- a CDS encoding tRNA (cytidine(56)-2'-O)-methyltransferase codes for MIVVLRLGHRPERDKRITTHVALTARAFGADKIIVAAEKDEHVYESVTDVVKRWGGSFEIEFNPHWRQILREWKGKIVHLTMYGIPIDEAIPKIREDLKKEDILVVVGAEKVPREVYEIADYNVAVGNQPHSEVAALAVFLDRLLEGKGLKKEFKDAKIKIIPQEKGKKVVSLEEQGDAE; via the coding sequence ATGATAGTGGTACTCAGATTGGGGCACAGACCAGAGAGAGATAAAAGAATTACAACCCACGTAGCCTTAACTGCAAGGGCTTTTGGAGCGGATAAAATTATTGTAGCAGCTGAGAAGGATGAACACGTATATGAGAGTGTCACAGATGTCGTAAAACGTTGGGGAGGGTCTTTTGAAATTGAATTCAACCCACACTGGAGGCAGATTTTGAGAGAGTGGAAAGGGAAGATAGTTCACTTAACCATGTATGGAATACCAATCGATGAAGCTATTCCGAAAATAAGAGAGGACTTGAAAAAAGAGGACATTTTAGTCGTTGTCGGAGCTGAGAAAGTCCCCAGAGAAGTTTACGAAATAGCGGACTACAACGTGGCCGTTGGAAATCAGCCACACAGCGAAGTTGCGGCATTAGCAGTATTCCTTGATAGGCTCCTCGAAGGAAAAGGATTAAAAAAGGAATTTAAGGATGCAAAGATTAAGATAATTCCTCAAGAAAAAGGCAAGAAAGTGGTATCACTGGAGGAGCAGGGAGATGCTGAATAG
- the pgsA gene encoding archaetidylinositol phosphate synthase has protein sequence MLNRYRANVKTYLESIAKPLVKLGITPNQLTFLGLLISLSGAYFFAQGSQRIATLILLLGSLIDALDGTLARLTGKTSRFGAFLDSTFDRISDGAIFFGIAYGGLAKWEIATIALIGSYLVSYERCRAELAGSGTLAVGIAERAERLLIIIITAIFNRVDIGVYAVAILAWITAFQRLWEAKKRLS, from the coding sequence ATGCTGAATAGATACCGCGCAAATGTCAAAACTTACCTAGAATCCATTGCAAAACCTCTAGTCAAACTCGGCATTACTCCAAACCAGCTCACATTTCTTGGACTGCTGATATCTCTTTCAGGAGCATATTTCTTTGCCCAAGGCTCCCAGAGGATCGCTACTTTAATACTGCTCCTCGGGTCACTCATAGACGCCCTTGACGGAACTTTAGCAAGGCTTACGGGAAAAACCTCTCGATTTGGGGCTTTCTTGGACTCAACCTTCGATAGAATCAGCGATGGCGCAATATTTTTCGGAATTGCATACGGCGGCTTAGCAAAATGGGAGATTGCAACAATTGCACTTATTGGCTCCTACTTGGTTAGCTACGAACGATGCAGGGCAGAACTCGCGGGTAGCGGCACCTTAGCAGTTGGAATAGCAGAAAGAGCAGAGAGGCTCCTCATAATAATTATAACAGCAATCTTCAACAGGGTGGATATAGGCGTTTACGCTGTAGCAATCTTAGCATGGATAACAGCGTTCCAAAGATTATGGGAAGCTAAAAAAAGATTAAGCTGA
- a CDS encoding TIGR02253 family HAD-type hydrolase: MIKAVFFDFVGTLLSKEYEDITHQNIIKEVLKDVKAEKVDPMEVWKEYEALTSEKFKEFAGKPYKPIRILEEEVMQEIAKKYNFKLSPKFWEIHLKMHQKYGKLYDEAVETLKALKAKGYHVGIITDSDSDYLRAQLEALGILELFDTITTSEEAGFYKPHPRIFELALKKANVKGEEAIYVGDNPLKDCVGARQVDMVSVLLDKKGNKKELWKECEFVISDLREVLVIVEELNGQ; the protein is encoded by the coding sequence ATGATAAAGGCCGTATTTTTCGATTTCGTTGGTACGTTGCTTAGCAAAGAGTATGAGGATATAACCCATCAGAACATAATAAAAGAGGTTCTAAAAGACGTTAAAGCAGAGAAAGTTGACCCCATGGAGGTATGGAAAGAGTACGAAGCCCTTACAAGCGAGAAATTTAAGGAGTTTGCAGGAAAACCCTACAAGCCAATTAGAATCCTCGAAGAGGAAGTTATGCAGGAAATTGCTAAAAAATACAACTTTAAGCTTTCTCCCAAGTTCTGGGAAATCCACCTCAAGATGCACCAAAAGTATGGAAAGCTTTACGATGAAGCCGTTGAAACCCTCAAAGCTTTGAAGGCCAAGGGGTATCATGTAGGGATTATCACTGATTCCGATAGCGATTATCTCAGAGCTCAGCTTGAGGCTCTCGGTATTCTTGAACTCTTTGACACCATAACAACAAGTGAAGAAGCAGGTTTTTACAAGCCTCATCCACGAATATTTGAATTGGCCCTGAAAAAGGCAAACGTCAAAGGAGAAGAAGCTATATACGTTGGAGACAACCCCCTTAAAGACTGCGTTGGTGCTAGACAAGTTGACATGGTCAGCGTTTTGCTTGACAAGAAGGGAAATAAAAAAGAGCTATGGAAAGAATGTGAATTTGTTATAAGCGACCTAAGAGAGGTGCTGGTAATAGTTGAAGAGCTAAACGGTCAGTAA
- a CDS encoding ASCH domain-containing protein, whose translation MRNLKFDGKYKDLLLSGKKKATIRVGKVNLKPGDEVLIHSGGYVLGKAKIKRVEKKRVSELTDEDALMDGFKNKEELLKALKEHYKNIKPDTEVTIVEFEFTKLLDKPILSADFPYEGNNPIEIAELALKHLNNLSFEEVALLKLFLESGSLRKAAYKLGGLNKRYKIREVLRKAYEELKKMGIMEPKL comes from the coding sequence ATGCGAAACCTGAAGTTCGATGGAAAGTACAAGGACTTGCTCCTTAGCGGGAAGAAAAAGGCCACAATAAGGGTGGGCAAAGTAAACCTAAAACCTGGTGATGAGGTTCTCATACACTCCGGTGGTTACGTCCTTGGAAAGGCCAAAATAAAGAGGGTCGAGAAAAAAAGAGTTTCTGAGCTTACTGACGAAGATGCTCTTATGGATGGATTTAAAAACAAAGAAGAACTTCTCAAGGCTCTTAAAGAACACTACAAAAACATAAAACCCGATACGGAAGTGACAATAGTTGAGTTTGAATTTACCAAGCTGCTGGATAAACCCATACTGTCGGCTGACTTCCCCTATGAGGGCAATAATCCAATCGAGATAGCAGAGCTCGCATTGAAGCACTTAAACAATTTAAGCTTTGAAGAAGTTGCATTGTTAAAGCTCTTCTTAGAGTCGGGCAGCCTTAGAAAAGCAGCTTACAAACTTGGTGGACTCAACAAGCGGTATAAGATCAGAGAGGTTCTGAGGAAAGCTTACGAAGAGCTCAAGAAGATGGGAATTATGGAGCCAAAGTTGTGA
- a CDS encoding ASCH domain-containing protein encodes MKVYKLYVRDEYLEMIKSGEKKIEVRVAYPQLKGIKAKDKILFNNEVPAEVISVKKYETFRQVLREEPIEKIFPDKPSFEQAVKRFHNMYPKWKENRYGVIAIKFRLLKPRRE; translated from the coding sequence ATGAAAGTGTACAAACTATATGTAAGGGACGAATACCTTGAAATGATAAAAAGCGGAGAGAAAAAAATAGAGGTTAGAGTAGCTTACCCTCAGCTGAAAGGCATTAAAGCCAAAGATAAAATACTATTCAACAATGAAGTGCCCGCTGAGGTAATTTCGGTCAAAAAATACGAGACTTTCAGGCAGGTTTTGAGAGAAGAACCTATAGAAAAAATTTTCCCAGATAAGCCAAGCTTTGAGCAAGCCGTGAAGAGGTTCCACAACATGTATCCGAAATGGAAGGAAAACCGCTATGGAGTTATTGCCATAAAATTCCGCCTCCTAAAACCAAGGAGGGAATAA
- a CDS encoding class III signal peptide-containing protein: protein MRRAQSALEYLFILAAVLILVMVTIRVVFSSVRALNSAVTEHIDTIKDKILETL, encoded by the coding sequence ATGCGAAGAGCCCAAAGTGCACTGGAGTATTTGTTTATATTGGCTGCTGTTCTAATACTGGTTATGGTAACTATTAGGGTAGTTTTTAGTAGTGTTCGGGCGTTAAATTCAGCGGTAACTGAACACATTGATACTATAAAAGATAAGATCCTCGAAACTCTGTGA
- a CDS encoding A24 family peptidase C-terminal domain-containing protein, which produces MEILLISFGVIMGILTSYTDIKTGFIDDRHVFPIAAVGVLYYLYHGIVVKHDLLHALSGLIGLGIGFLLGYLLYLMGGWASGDVVILMGYSALFPYASSYAKVVAPYAVKYPLHSITLLFNSILAVFPFIFVYSLAVLITKKKISRLKEVFVKKWVKPFEIAIWVSGAFVVLRIAGSAIPPYFGLLLWIITMVVLARLQKAGDIIGLLLLAYGAFKTPEIIYSYLKLAVTFYALKVFFSLVKVLREEVLMKKVSVNELKEWDILGEWIYEKDNKIYRERESSFDKLLRALKTLNLNALKVEYDKLIASPTAEGLTKEDIEKLKALVEEGKLEDEFLVRNAMPFAPALFLGFLISVFYGDLFWLFVLKSSGL; this is translated from the coding sequence ATGGAGATACTTTTAATAAGTTTTGGGGTTATAATGGGCATTCTAACATCTTACACCGATATTAAAACTGGATTTATAGATGATAGGCACGTGTTTCCAATTGCGGCTGTTGGAGTTCTGTATTACCTTTATCATGGAATTGTTGTAAAACATGACCTTCTACACGCCCTCTCAGGCTTAATAGGGTTGGGTATTGGGTTCCTATTGGGTTACCTGCTTTATCTCATGGGCGGCTGGGCAAGTGGAGACGTTGTAATCCTTATGGGCTACTCCGCCCTCTTCCCATACGCTTCAAGCTACGCAAAGGTAGTAGCTCCTTATGCCGTGAAATATCCTTTACACAGCATAACGCTCCTGTTCAACAGCATACTTGCAGTGTTTCCCTTTATTTTTGTTTACTCCCTCGCAGTGTTGATAACAAAGAAAAAAATCTCCCGGTTAAAGGAGGTATTTGTTAAAAAATGGGTCAAGCCGTTTGAAATCGCTATTTGGGTATCTGGAGCTTTTGTGGTTCTAAGAATCGCTGGAAGTGCTATTCCTCCTTACTTTGGGCTACTGCTCTGGATAATAACAATGGTCGTTCTGGCAAGATTGCAAAAAGCAGGAGACATTATTGGTTTGTTGCTTTTAGCTTATGGAGCATTTAAAACGCCCGAGATTATTTACAGCTACTTAAAACTTGCCGTAACATTCTATGCCCTTAAGGTATTCTTCTCTCTCGTAAAAGTCCTAAGGGAAGAGGTATTGATGAAAAAAGTCTCCGTTAACGAGCTTAAGGAGTGGGACATCCTCGGTGAGTGGATATACGAAAAAGATAACAAGATTTACAGGGAGAGAGAAAGTTCCTTCGACAAGCTCCTTCGAGCCTTAAAGACCCTCAACTTAAACGCTCTGAAAGTGGAATACGACAAGTTAATAGCATCACCGACTGCTGAAGGGCTTACAAAGGAAGACATAGAAAAACTCAAAGCCCTAGTAGAAGAGGGAAAACTTGAGGACGAGTTTCTGGTCAGAAACGCAATGCCCTTTGCACCGGCGTTGTTCTTGGGCTTTTTGATTTCTGTATTTTACGGTGACTTATTCTGGCTGTTTGTGCTAAAAAGTAGCGGGCTTTAA